One Chaetodon trifascialis isolate fChaTrf1 chromosome 13, fChaTrf1.hap1, whole genome shotgun sequence DNA segment encodes these proteins:
- the dact2 gene encoding dapper homolog 2, translating to MLSRKGSCAGMMSAAAGVDRSRVGERLQAALAGLQELHLLKDRQSDMVSWALRMDREEPVSSVHAGPEGPVMMGAEEQRLEATLTALKQQLSRLRKQDVGLKTHLQQLDQQISELKLDVSKASTEQLESDSRPSSGFYDLSDGGSCSLSNSCTSVYSECLSSSQTSLFLLPLSPANSHISPPSQIDACRRRSADESTTQPNPPRGTGLHLGSSRIRASATGTEQARPRPVSTGDLDSMMAQGLGYYKPVDARKPSVCTNLKTSAVDPKFQTNLVSRSGTEMYHYPSPLHAVALQSPIFSNGGDTATPGPPGPPENRSDTLQRAQMGYESKTLGYIDKLLLRSLSKIQSETCTETMQTQSDYHRRPTEVITVFPEVSQKELSMVSPPPAQTTNTVPLDNDHKRHCMTYSSQELADDANHKQSVRALEVSYRYSYPAAMRAHSSDEVTTSSLRKSDRSHGEYASVARSNSEKADEDNPESRPQERNSQRQRSAVARSSSTEESQRFETHTASPEFVHAKFVPAGSQRVKVRQADRKTKALKLRRKSSEKPRAMRQQHGYSSGERTREAIGGTKGEQRRSGKGKATQKCTTCHTEERRQGSGSDSSHCSPGLMYTHKVHPKPHPIPAVTKSSKSRRLQSLDYEQPAEQRKRRQGAAKWPSDVEMFQASCAQRQRSRDAHVQAPGSMQMVRSVSAKPGQWIGAPRSFQSSNSFLHNLNARYPPAPFHMSSLYPPRCESEYSAECASLFHSTIAESSEGEMSDNTTNRFGDSESSQSFQSFSDSDSSLSLDEEDQVDSQGEERGLVWAEAALGPTAAGLPLQQLPRPEPSACRIKASRALKKKIRRFQPASLKVMTLV from the exons ATGCTGAGCAGGAAGGGCTCTTGTGCGGGGATGATGAGCGCTGCAGCCGGAGTAGACCGCAGCAGGGTCGGGGAGCGGCTGCAGGCTGCTCTGGCCgggctgcaggagctgcatctgctgaaggacagacagagcgaCATGGTGAGCTGGGCACTGAGGATGGACCGAGAGGAGCCGGTTTCTTCTGTCCACGCAGGCCCGGAGGGTCCCGTGATGATGGGCGCTGAGGAGCAGCGGCTGGAGGCGACCCTGACAGCCCTGAAGCAACAGCTG TCTCGTCTTCGGAAACAGGATGTAGGCCTGAAGACGCACTTGCAGCAGTTGGATCAACAGATCAGTGAGCTGAAACTGGATGTGAGCAAGGCCTCCACGGAGCAGCTGGAGAGTGACAGCAGGCCAAGTTCAG GCTTCTATGATCTCAGTGATGGTGGCTCTTGCTCGCTGTCAAACTCCTGCACATCTGTGTACAGCGAGTGTCTGTCATCCTCCCAGACAAgcctttttctccttcccttgAGCCCTGCTAATTCCCACATTAGCCCTCCATCCCAAATTGATGCGTGTCGCCGGCGTTCTGCTGACGAGAGCACTACCCAGCCCAACCCTCCGCGGGGCACAGGCCTCCacctgggcagcagcaggatccGAGCTAGCGCTACGGGCACCGAACAGGCACGACCAAGACCTGTGTCAACAG GTGATCTTGATAGCATGATGGCTCAAGGGCTGGGCTACTACAAACCTGTAGACGCAAGAAAACCATCAGTGTGCACAAACCTGAAGACCTCCGCAGTGGATCCCAAGTTCCAGACCAATTTGGTGTCCCGCAGTGGGACTGAAATGTACCACTACCCCAGCCCCCTGCATGCTGTAGCTCTCCAGAGCCCAATCTTTTCCAATGGGGGTGACACAGCCACACCTGGACCTCCAGGACCACCAGAGAACCGTTCTGATACCCTCCAGAGGGCACAAATGGGTTATGAGAGCAAGACCTTGGGTTACATTGACAAGCTCCTCCTCCGCAGCTTGAGCAAAATCCAAAGTGAAACATGCACAGAGACTATGCAGACACAGAGTGACTATCATAGGAGGCCCACTGAAGTTATAACTGTGTTTCCTGAAGTGTCACAAAAAGAGTTGTCTATGGTGTCACCTCCTCCAGCCCAGACCACAAACACTGTCCCACTAGACAACGACCACAAGAGACACTGCATGACATATTCCAGCCAAGAGCTAGCTGATGATGCAAACCACAAACAGTCAGTGAGAGCCCTGGAGGTTTCTTACCGATACTCCTATCCAGCTGCCATGAGGGCGCACAGCTCTGATGAGGTTACCACTTCATCCCTGAGGAAGAGTGATAGATCCCATGGAGAGTATGCCAGTGTGGCAAGAAGTAATTCAGAGAAAGCAGATGAGGACAATCCAGAATCAAGGCCTCAAGAGAGGAACAGCCAACGGCAAAGATCAGCTGTGGCTCGCAGCTCCAGCACAGAGGAAAGTCAACGCTTTGAGACTCACACAGCTTCCCCTGAGTTTGTGCATGCCAAATTTGTCCCTGCTGGATCTCAGAGGGTCAAGGTCAGACAGGCAGACCGTAAAACCAAAGCTTTGAAACTGAGAAGAAAAAGCAGCGAGAAGCCTCGAGCAATGAGGCAGCAACATGGCTATTCCTCCGGTGAAAGGACCAGGGAGGCCATTGGTGGAACCAAGGGGGAACAGAGAAGATCGGGAAAAGGAAAAGCGACCCAGAAATGCACCACCTGTCACACAGAGGAGCGCAGACAGGGCTCAGGCTCAGACTCAAGCCACTGTAGTCCCGGACTCATGTACACCCACAAGGTCCATCCTAAGCCACATCCCATCCCTGCTGTTACAAAGTCCAGCAAAAGCCGCAGACTGCAGAGCCTGGACTATGAGcagcctgcagagcagaggaagaggaggcaggggGCTGCCAAATGGCCATCCGATGTGGAGATGTTCCAGGCATCATGTGCTCAGCGTCAGAGGTCAAGAGATGCCCATGTTCAGGCACCAGGGAGCATGCAGATGGTCCGTAGTGTTAGTGCCAAACCAGGCCAGTGGATAGGAGCTCCCCGATCCTTCCAATCCTCTAACTCTTTTCTCCACAATCTCAATGCCAGATACCCCCCAGCACCCTTCCACATGTCCAGCCTCTACCCACCCAGGTGTGAGTCTGAGTATTCAGCAGAATGCGCCTCACTGTTTCACTCCACCATCGCTGAAAGCAGCGAGGGGGAGATGAGTGATAACACCACCAATCGCTTTGGAGATAGCGAGTCCAGCCAGAGCTTCCAGTCCTTCTCAGactctgacagcagcctgtccCTGGATGAGGAGGACCAGGTGGACAGccagggggaggagagaggtcTGGTGTGGGCTGAGGCTGCTCTGGGGCCAACGGCCGCTGGGCTGCCCCTCCAACAGCTCCCACGCCCCGAGCCATCAGCATGCCGCATCAAAGCTTCCCGAGCCCTAAAGAAGAAGATCCGTCGGTTCCAGCCTGCCTCCCTGAAGGTCATGACCCTGGTGTAG